One Micromonospora sp. WMMD1120 genomic region harbors:
- a CDS encoding menaquinone biosynthesis decarboxylase, with the protein MAARGFPYTDLKDFLAALERAGELRRVDVPVDPTLEMSEVVTRTVRAGGPALLFERPTRGEMPVAINLFGTEKRMAMALGVDSLDEIGARIGALIKPELPVGWSGIREGLGKVMQLKSVPPRKVKTAPCQEVVYRGDDVDLNRLPGLQVWPDDGGIFHNYGLTHTKHPETGKRNLGLYRLQQHGRNTLGMHWQIHKDSTAHHAVAERLGQRLPVAVAIGCDPVVSYAASAPLPSDIDEYLFAGFLRGERVEMVDCLTVPLQVPAHAQIVLEGYLEPGERLPEGPFGDHTGFYTPVEPFPVLHIETMTMQRKPVYHSIVTSKPPQEDHGLGKATERIFQPLLKLMIPDIVDYDLPAAGVFHNCAIVSIRKRYPKHAQKVMNAIWGAHLMSLTKLIVIVDEDCDVHDYNEVAFRAFGNVDYARDLLLTEGPVDHLDHSSYQQFWGGKAGVDATRKLPTEGYTRGWPEEMTMSPEVAALVDKRWKEYGI; encoded by the coding sequence ATGGCGGCTCGTGGCTTCCCGTACACCGATCTCAAGGACTTCCTCGCGGCGCTGGAGCGGGCGGGGGAGTTGCGCCGGGTCGACGTCCCGGTCGACCCGACCCTGGAGATGAGCGAGGTGGTCACCCGTACGGTGCGGGCCGGCGGCCCGGCGCTGCTCTTCGAGCGTCCGACCCGGGGCGAGATGCCGGTGGCGATCAACCTGTTCGGCACCGAGAAGCGGATGGCGATGGCTCTCGGCGTCGACTCGCTCGACGAGATCGGCGCCCGGATCGGCGCGCTGATCAAGCCGGAGCTGCCGGTCGGCTGGTCCGGCATCCGGGAGGGCCTGGGCAAGGTCATGCAGCTCAAGTCGGTGCCGCCGCGCAAGGTGAAGACCGCGCCCTGCCAGGAGGTCGTCTACCGGGGTGACGACGTCGACCTGAACCGGCTGCCGGGGTTGCAGGTCTGGCCCGACGACGGCGGGATCTTCCACAACTACGGGCTGACCCACACCAAGCACCCGGAGACCGGTAAGCGCAACCTCGGCCTCTACCGCCTCCAGCAGCACGGCCGCAACACCCTCGGCATGCACTGGCAGATCCACAAGGACTCGACGGCGCACCACGCCGTCGCCGAGCGGCTCGGGCAGCGCCTGCCGGTCGCTGTCGCGATCGGCTGCGACCCGGTCGTCTCGTACGCGGCGAGCGCGCCGTTGCCCAGCGACATCGACGAGTACCTGTTCGCCGGGTTCCTGCGCGGCGAACGGGTGGAGATGGTCGACTGTCTGACCGTGCCGTTGCAGGTGCCGGCACACGCGCAGATCGTGCTGGAGGGCTACCTGGAGCCGGGTGAGCGGCTGCCCGAGGGGCCGTTCGGCGACCACACCGGGTTCTACACGCCGGTCGAGCCGTTCCCGGTGCTGCACATCGAGACGATGACCATGCAGCGCAAGCCGGTCTACCACTCGATCGTCACGTCCAAGCCGCCGCAGGAGGACCACGGCCTGGGCAAGGCCACCGAACGGATCTTCCAGCCGTTGCTCAAGCTGATGATCCCGGACATCGTCGACTACGACCTGCCGGCAGCCGGGGTGTTCCACAACTGCGCGATCGTGTCGATCCGCAAGCGCTACCCGAAGCACGCGCAGAAGGTGATGAACGCGATCTGGGGCGCGCACCTGATGTCGCTGACCAAGCTGATCGTGATCGTCGACGAGGACTGCGACGTGCACGACTACAACGAGGTCGCCTTCCGGGCCTTCGGCAACGTCGACTACGCGCGGGACCTGCTGCTCACCGAGGGGCCGGTGGACCACCTCGACCACTCGTCGTACCAGCAGTTCTGGGGTGGCAAGGCCGGCGTCGACGCGACCCGCAAGCTGCCCACCGAGGGCTACACCAGGGGTTGGCCGGAGGAGATGACCATGAGCCCGGAGGTCGCGGCCCTGGTCGACAAGCGCTGGAAGGAGTACGGGATCTGA
- a CDS encoding terpene synthase family protein, producing MTTAEVLQALRADCPIPSRQSPHADGVQAWLLRVLPGLGLPLDDATAHRLSRGAFARYAGRLYPAATEADLRTLTVLFTWFFLVDDACDGPDRLTAEQIRALRGGTLALLRDGPRLRQAGLTGPLRRLLVLAWREPRRRMPARWRLRFADAVARHLDGTWREAVNKEAGRRPTVHEYVELRRSTSAAEVSYPLVEFVTGRSLPDPVYQHPLLRQIARTGNDLLSWYNDLASLERDRATAGGHNLVVALEAELAVPEEVAVERAAELWRAAMRRFVTLRAAVPSFGPAWGEAVNDHLDGIAYAVRGTIDWTLESARYPVGATEPAAGP from the coding sequence GTGACGACCGCTGAGGTGCTCCAGGCGCTGCGCGCCGACTGTCCGATCCCGTCCCGGCAGTCACCGCACGCCGACGGTGTGCAGGCGTGGTTGCTCCGCGTACTCCCCGGCCTTGGCCTGCCCCTCGACGACGCCACGGCGCACCGGCTGTCCCGGGGCGCCTTCGCCCGGTACGCCGGGCGGCTCTACCCGGCGGCGACCGAGGCCGACCTGCGGACGCTGACCGTGCTGTTCACCTGGTTCTTCCTTGTCGACGACGCCTGCGACGGGCCGGACCGGCTCACCGCGGAGCAGATCCGCGCGCTGCGCGGTGGCACGCTGGCGCTCCTGCGCGACGGGCCCCGGCTTCGCCAGGCCGGGCTGACCGGTCCGCTGCGGCGGCTGCTCGTGCTCGCCTGGCGGGAGCCGCGCCGGCGGATGCCGGCCCGGTGGCGGCTGCGGTTCGCGGACGCCGTGGCCCGGCACCTCGACGGCACCTGGCGGGAGGCGGTCAACAAGGAGGCCGGCCGCCGCCCGACAGTGCACGAGTACGTCGAGCTGCGTCGGTCGACCTCGGCGGCGGAGGTGTCGTACCCCCTCGTGGAGTTCGTCACCGGGCGCTCACTGCCCGACCCGGTCTACCAGCACCCGCTGCTGCGCCAGATCGCCCGCACCGGCAACGACCTGCTCTCCTGGTACAACGACCTGGCCTCGCTGGAACGGGACCGGGCCACGGCCGGCGGGCACAACCTGGTCGTCGCCCTCGAGGCCGAACTGGCCGTACCGGAGGAGGTGGCTGTCGAACGGGCCGCCGAGCTCTGGCGGGCGGCGATGCGGCGCTTCGTCACGTTGCGGGCCGCGGTGCCGTCGTTCGGCCCGGCCTGGGGCGAGGCGGTCAACGACCACCTCGACGGCATCGCGTACGCCGTGCGCGGCACCATCGACTGGACGCTGGAGAGCGCCCGCTACCCGGTCGGCGCCACGGAGCCGGCCGCCGGACCGTAG
- the ccsB gene encoding c-type cytochrome biogenesis protein CcsB gives MSALSDNLVTFAILAYLIAMIGHAVEYALGNARARVAAAAPARELVAAGGVVVPAPPAPTPAPATGASDRSARRARLAGLVGVYATAVAAALHLAALVTRGLAADRMPWGNMYEFVLTVTFIGVAAWLVVLWKRPSLRKLGLFLTLVMVLLVATAELVLYVPIVPLVPALNSYWFIIHVSTIVFASGIFLLGVVPAVGFLMRNGYEQGRRSFPYSLAKRLPGAAGLERLTFGLHAFAFPIFTFAVIAGAIWAEAAWGRPWGWDPKETWAFISWVVYAGYLHARATPSVKRNVATWIAVLGFLTMLMNLFGVNIFFTGLHSYGGLD, from the coding sequence ATGTCCGCACTCTCCGACAATCTGGTGACCTTCGCGATCCTGGCGTACCTGATCGCGATGATCGGCCACGCCGTGGAGTACGCGCTGGGCAACGCCCGTGCCCGGGTCGCCGCGGCGGCTCCGGCGCGGGAACTGGTCGCTGCCGGCGGCGTCGTCGTCCCGGCACCGCCCGCGCCGACTCCGGCTCCGGCGACCGGCGCGTCCGACCGCTCCGCGCGGCGGGCCCGCCTCGCCGGCCTGGTCGGGGTGTACGCCACCGCTGTCGCCGCCGCGCTGCACCTGGCGGCGCTGGTCACCCGAGGGCTGGCCGCCGACCGGATGCCCTGGGGCAACATGTACGAGTTCGTGCTCACTGTGACGTTCATCGGGGTCGCCGCCTGGCTCGTGGTGCTCTGGAAGCGGCCGTCGCTGCGCAAGCTCGGGCTGTTCCTGACGCTCGTCATGGTGCTGCTGGTGGCCACCGCCGAACTGGTGCTGTACGTGCCGATCGTGCCGCTGGTGCCGGCGCTCAACTCGTACTGGTTCATCATCCACGTGTCGACGATCGTCTTCGCCTCCGGCATCTTCCTGCTCGGCGTGGTGCCCGCTGTCGGCTTCCTCATGCGCAACGGGTACGAGCAGGGTCGGCGGAGCTTCCCGTACAGCCTGGCCAAGCGGTTGCCCGGCGCGGCCGGCCTGGAGCGGTTGACCTTCGGTCTGCACGCCTTCGCGTTCCCGATCTTCACTTTCGCGGTGATCGCCGGCGCGATCTGGGCCGAGGCGGCCTGGGGTCGGCCGTGGGGCTGGGACCCGAAGGAGACCTGGGCGTTCATCTCCTGGGTCGTGTACGCCGGTTACCTGCACGCCCGCGCCACGCCCAGCGTCAAGCGCAACGTGGCCACCTGGATCGCCGTGCTCGGCTTCCTCACCATGCTGATGAACCTGTTCGGCGTGAACATCTTCTTCACCGGCCTGCACTCGTACGGCGGGCTGGACTGA
- the mqnP gene encoding menaquinone biosynthesis prenyltransferase MqnP, whose amino-acid sequence MAATDNPRDLALPAPDSSPSSSSVPAASARSRGRVRAFLDLVAIEHSVFALPFAFLSALAAMQVNGGRVRWVDLLLITVAMVGARTFAMAANRILDRRIDARNPRTAGRELVTGAVSVRTAWTGAAVALVVFLAAAALLNPLCLVLAPLAVVPLVVYPYGKRFTNWPHAILAVAQAVGPVGAWLAVTGTLDGSWPAWLLGAAVGLWIGGFDLIYACQDSEIDREIGVHSVPARYGRRFALHASSVAHVVTFALFVWFGALIGFGWLWWIGLALTAVAFGYQHLVVTPTDLSKVNRAFFTANGFVGIALFVFALLDLVIRLNLRP is encoded by the coding sequence ATGGCGGCCACCGACAACCCCCGCGATCTTGCACTCCCGGCTCCCGATTCCTCCCCCTCGTCCTCTTCTGTCCCCGCAGCGAGTGCAAGATCGCGGGGGAGGGTGCGGGCCTTCCTGGACCTCGTCGCGATCGAGCACTCGGTGTTCGCGCTGCCGTTCGCGTTCCTCTCCGCCCTGGCGGCAATGCAGGTCAACGGCGGGCGGGTGCGCTGGGTCGACCTGCTGCTGATCACCGTGGCGATGGTCGGGGCGCGGACGTTCGCGATGGCCGCCAACCGCATCCTGGACCGCCGCATCGACGCGCGGAACCCGCGTACCGCCGGTCGGGAGCTGGTCACCGGGGCGGTGAGCGTGCGGACGGCCTGGACCGGCGCGGCCGTCGCCCTGGTGGTGTTCCTCGCCGCCGCCGCCCTGCTCAACCCGCTCTGCCTGGTGCTCGCGCCGCTCGCTGTGGTGCCGCTGGTCGTCTACCCGTACGGCAAGCGGTTCACCAACTGGCCACACGCCATCCTCGCCGTCGCCCAGGCGGTCGGCCCGGTCGGCGCCTGGCTGGCGGTCACCGGCACGCTGGACGGCTCCTGGCCGGCCTGGCTGCTCGGCGCGGCGGTGGGGCTGTGGATCGGTGGCTTCGACCTGATCTACGCCTGCCAGGACTCCGAGATCGACCGGGAGATCGGGGTGCACAGCGTGCCGGCCCGGTACGGCCGACGCTTCGCGCTGCACGCCTCCTCGGTGGCGCACGTGGTGACCTTCGCGTTGTTCGTCTGGTTCGGCGCGTTGATCGGCTTCGGCTGGCTCTGGTGGATCGGGCTGGCGCTGACCGCTGTGGCGTTCGGCTACCAGCACCTGGTGGTCACCCCGACCGACCTGAGCAAGGTCAACAGGGCCTTCTTCACCGCCAACGGGTTCGTCGGCATCGCGCTGTTCGTCTTCGCCCTGCTCGACCTGGTGATCCGACTGAACCTGCGCCCCTGA
- a CDS encoding UbiX family flavin prenyltransferase → MREPWVVGVSGASGTPYAAAVIGGLLDAGESVDLIVSRAARLTVLDETGRPFRDGHWNEDLAAWLGRDLTGADVRHWPAGDLAAGPSSGSYRVRGMTVVPASTAACAGIAIGLSKDLLQRAAEVNLKERRPVVLVPRETPVTRSHLEHLIALHDAGAVVLPASPGFYGAGAAASAQQLVDFVAGKVLDALGVPHTLFRRWSGQLGAARS, encoded by the coding sequence ATGCGCGAACCCTGGGTGGTCGGAGTCTCCGGTGCGTCCGGCACGCCGTACGCGGCGGCCGTCATCGGCGGGCTCCTCGACGCCGGCGAGTCGGTGGACCTGATCGTGTCCCGCGCCGCCCGGCTCACAGTGCTCGACGAGACCGGCCGGCCCTTCCGCGACGGGCACTGGAACGAGGACCTCGCCGCCTGGCTGGGCCGGGACCTGACCGGGGCGGACGTGCGGCACTGGCCGGCGGGCGACCTGGCCGCCGGGCCGAGCAGCGGCTCCTACCGGGTACGCGGCATGACAGTGGTGCCGGCCAGCACGGCGGCCTGCGCGGGCATCGCCATCGGGCTCTCCAAGGACCTGTTGCAGCGCGCCGCCGAGGTCAACCTCAAGGAACGGCGTCCGGTGGTGCTGGTGCCACGGGAGACCCCGGTGACCCGCAGTCACCTGGAACACCTCATCGCGCTGCACGACGCCGGCGCGGTGGTGCTGCCGGCCAGCCCCGGCTTCTACGGGGCCGGCGCGGCGGCCAGCGCCCAGCAGTTGGTCGACTTCGTGGCCGGCAAGGTGCTGGACGCGCTCGGCGTGCCACACACCCTGTTCCGGCGGTGGTCCGGCCAGCTCGGCGCGGCCCGCAGCTGA
- a CDS encoding cytochrome c biogenesis protein ResB, with protein sequence MTVVDDRPEAEAPAPRRRPNRLLALLRNSWRQLTSMRTALILLFLLAVAAIPGSVLPQRGISPEKVNEYFVEHPDLAPRLDRIGAFEVFGSVWFSAIYLLLFTSLIGCITPRMRDHIRTLRSRPPAAPKRMARLPQHTVLPAPPGGAAAIADVLRKRRWRVEVRGDEVSAEKGYLKETGNLLFHTSLIAVLIGVALGSWYGWSGNRLLVAGADNAFCNTRQQYAEAKLGPRVDSADLPRFCLRLDDFEARFLESGQPDFFNAKVTVDGPDEPTRSANFSVNSPLRLKDASVYLLGHGYAPVIRYTDRFGKSQISDDPFLTTGDMGLTGEGLAAFPDANVDPATGQRAADQQMAFTGIYLPTAPEQGPFVRSQYPTERNPALNLVAYRGNLGLDAGIPGSVYQLDQRQVRTGKVKEVGTKLLRKGEKWTLDDGTTVEFLGTQRYVTLSVRHDPGATPLLISCAFLLVGLMGSLFGRRRRVFFRVLPGDPGEGSPTSGSSLVEVGGLPRTDYPGFAEEFAQLVAAVRGDQPAAERAGAREGAE encoded by the coding sequence ATGACTGTGGTCGACGATCGGCCGGAGGCCGAGGCCCCGGCGCCCCGGCGGCGACCCAACCGGCTGCTGGCTCTCCTGCGCAACTCGTGGCGACAGCTCACCAGCATGCGGACGGCGCTGATCCTGCTCTTCCTGCTCGCCGTCGCGGCCATCCCCGGCTCGGTGCTGCCGCAGCGCGGAATCAGCCCGGAGAAGGTCAACGAGTACTTCGTCGAGCACCCGGACCTGGCCCCCCGGCTCGACCGGATCGGCGCGTTCGAGGTGTTCGGCTCGGTCTGGTTCTCCGCCATCTATCTGCTGCTGTTCACGTCCCTGATCGGCTGCATCACGCCACGGATGCGCGACCACATCCGGACCCTGCGGTCCCGGCCGCCGGCCGCGCCGAAGCGGATGGCCCGGCTGCCGCAGCACACGGTGCTGCCCGCTCCGCCCGGTGGCGCGGCGGCGATCGCCGACGTGCTGCGCAAGCGCCGCTGGCGGGTGGAGGTGCGCGGCGACGAGGTCTCCGCCGAGAAGGGCTACCTCAAGGAGACCGGCAACCTGCTGTTCCACACCTCGCTGATCGCGGTGCTGATCGGCGTCGCGCTCGGCTCGTGGTACGGCTGGAGCGGCAACCGGCTGCTGGTCGCCGGCGCGGACAACGCGTTCTGCAACACCCGGCAGCAGTACGCCGAGGCGAAGCTCGGCCCCCGCGTGGACAGCGCCGACCTGCCCCGCTTCTGCCTGCGCCTGGACGACTTCGAGGCCCGGTTCCTGGAGAGCGGTCAGCCGGACTTCTTCAACGCGAAGGTGACTGTCGACGGCCCGGACGAGCCGACCCGCAGCGCGAACTTCTCGGTGAACTCGCCGCTGCGCCTGAAGGACGCGAGCGTCTACCTGCTCGGGCACGGGTACGCCCCGGTGATCCGCTACACCGACCGGTTCGGCAAGAGCCAGATCAGCGACGACCCGTTCCTGACCACCGGCGACATGGGCCTGACCGGCGAGGGGCTGGCGGCCTTCCCGGACGCGAACGTCGACCCGGCGACCGGGCAGCGCGCAGCGGACCAGCAGATGGCGTTCACCGGCATCTACCTGCCCACCGCGCCGGAGCAGGGGCCGTTCGTCCGCTCGCAGTACCCGACCGAGCGCAACCCGGCGCTGAACCTGGTCGCCTACCGGGGCAACCTCGGTCTGGACGCCGGCATCCCCGGGTCGGTCTACCAGCTCGACCAGCGGCAGGTGCGGACCGGCAAGGTCAAGGAGGTCGGCACCAAGCTGCTCCGCAAGGGCGAGAAATGGACGCTCGACGACGGCACCACTGTCGAGTTCCTGGGCACCCAGCGGTACGTCACCCTCTCCGTCCGGCACGACCCCGGCGCGACGCCGCTGCTCATCAGTTGCGCGTTTCTGCTGGTCGGGCTGATGGGCTCGCTGTTCGGGCGGCGTCGCCGGGTGTTCTTCCGGGTGCTCCCGGGCGACCCCGGAGAAGGATCTCCGACAAGCGGTAGTAGCTTGGTGGAGGTCGGCGGGCTGCCGCGTACCGACTATCCCGGGTTCGCCGAGGAGTTCGCCCAACTCGTCGCCGCGGTCAGGGGCGACCAGCCAGCGGCCGAACGGGCCGGCGCGCGAGAAGGAGCCGAGTGA